A DNA window from Arachis hypogaea cultivar Tifrunner chromosome 18, arahy.Tifrunner.gnm2.J5K5, whole genome shotgun sequence contains the following coding sequences:
- the LOC112770013 gene encoding uncharacterized protein, producing MTTAMDMVNKINPEKEAWNLKVRVIRLWTVPTFTDVFLLTFFISRFKQLLSKGRVYVMKLFSVVPNQGSYRATRHLIFQFRTTVSNAICDFIPKSALTISPFTELLETKEDSDFLVDVVGLLVSVPEEKEYDKDGKKMKMAVTELAENDHRIWCALFGEYVDELNRFLSSGYAEQPVVVLQLAKVRVLEVELDFRMLCLHQSLDLILTSQSSIPHGVGASQPIGIVGSEKNIGIEEDFMKLTPRCTVKSLDDNNRAGTFVVLTKIAEIVEDGPWWYSACVCGRSVQAESGIYFCQFCNIHVTNVTPRFRVKMLVEDSTGLSIFVLFDREASYLLNKTCAQLFEQHLKDVDVVFGIQSPPIFEEIVGKTMLFKVLNRPVGMEKFKGTYPVRRVCDDAAIVGMFELSGSDLSSEKCVLV from the exons ATGACAACTGCCATGGATATGGTTAATAAGATTAATCCTGAGAAGGAAGCATGGAACCTGAAAGTTAGGGTGATTAGGCTTTGGACTGTTCCTACTTTCACTG ATGTGTTTCTCCTTACCTTTTTTATATCGAG GTTCAAACAACTTCTCTCCAAGGGTCGAGTATATGTAATGAAGCTCTTCTCTGTTGTGCCAAACCAAGGATCTTATAGGGCCACTAGGCATCTGATTTTCCAGTTCAGGACCACTGTCAGTAATGCTATCTGCGATTTTATTCCAAAATCTGCTCTTACAATCTCTCCATTCACTGAACTTTTGGAAACCAAAGAGGATTCTGATTTCTTAGTTG ATGTGGTGGGTCTGTTGGTCTCTGTGCCGGAAGAGAAAGAATATGATAAAGAtggaaagaagatgaagatggcTGTGACAGAACTTGCTGAAAATGA TCATAGAATTTGGTGTGCCTTATTTGGTGAATATGTTGATGAACTTAATCGATTTCTGTCTTCTGGGTATGCTGAACAGCCAGTTGTGGTTTTACAACTTGCCAAAGTTAGGGTTTTAGAG gtaGAGTTGGACTTCAGAATGTTATGTTTGCATCAAAGCTTGGATTTAATCTTGACGTCCCAGAG TTCTATTCCACATGGAGTTGGGGCATCCCAACCCATTGGCATTGTTGGATCTGAAAAAAATATCGGAATAGAAGAAGATTTTATGAAGCTCACACCTAGGTGTACTGTGAAGTCGCTTGATGATAACAACCGG GCTGGAACTTTTGTTGTACTAACGAAGATAGCTGAAATAGTTGAGGATGGTCCTTGGTGGtactctgcttgtgtgtgtgGCAGAAGTGTTCAGGCAGAATCTGGAATTTACTTTTGTCAATTTTGCAACATACATGTTACAAATGTGACTCCTag GTTTAGAGTGAAGATGTTGGTTGAGGATTCCACTGGTCTATCTATATTTGTCCTCTTTGATCGTGAGGCAAGTTACCTATTGAATAAGACTTGTGCCCAGCTATTTGAACAACATCTTAAGGATGTTGAT GTTGTGTTTGGCATACAGTCTCCTCCTATATTCGAAGAAATTGTTGGAAAAACTATGCTGTTCAAGGTTCTTAATAGGCCTGTTGGGATGGAGAAATTCAAAGGGACTTATCCAGTGAGGCGTGTTTGTGATGATGCTGCAATAGTTGGAATGTTTGAGCTCTCTGGTTCAGATTTGAGTTCTGAAAAG TGTGTTTTGGTCTAA